In one window of Rathayibacter caricis DSM 15933 DNA:
- a CDS encoding ATP-dependent DNA ligase — MGRMIYDSTTEADFDDRLLAHLQIVIGTKFGKGESFYFSWRDAGAAGDGRTSLWLHPAIPLRFKYFGGRAPSINPEWVRRLLMDSYSAQGLRISPEPEHAVHTAAIPTV; from the coding sequence ATGGGCAGGATGATCTACGACTCGACGACGGAGGCCGATTTCGACGATCGCCTGCTCGCGCATCTGCAGATCGTGATCGGCACGAAGTTCGGCAAGGGCGAGTCGTTCTACTTCTCGTGGCGCGACGCCGGAGCGGCCGGGGACGGTCGCACCTCGCTGTGGCTGCATCCGGCGATCCCGCTGCGCTTCAAGTACTTCGGCGGGCGCGCCCCGTCGATCAACCCGGAGTGGGTGCGGCGGCTGCTGATGGACTCGTACAGCGCCCAGGGGCTGCGGATCTCGCCCGAGCCGGAGCACGCGGTGCACACGGCGGCGATCCCGACGGTCTGA
- a CDS encoding GAF and ANTAR domain-containing protein, with protein sequence MSSSDREARLADVFVALADALRPEHDVIDTMDTLVDAATRFTAAVDAGIVLADGEGALHVMASTSERAAEIEEEQLGAHEGPCLEAFHGGAVVELADLQQSERWPDFTRTALDRGFRAVHATPLRHRDRTLGAINVFATEPGPFSDNDVAVLQALADVATLGIVFSETLREQNDLTAQLQHALDSRVVIEQAKGVLAERQNISIDHAFTLLRSHARRTGARLRDVANGVVATTGTL encoded by the coding sequence ATGTCCTCCTCCGATCGCGAAGCCCGCCTCGCCGACGTGTTCGTCGCGCTCGCCGACGCTCTGCGCCCCGAGCACGACGTCATCGACACGATGGACACGCTCGTCGACGCCGCGACCCGCTTCACCGCAGCGGTCGACGCCGGCATCGTCCTGGCCGACGGCGAGGGCGCCCTGCACGTCATGGCCTCCACGAGCGAGCGCGCCGCCGAGATCGAGGAGGAGCAGCTCGGCGCCCACGAGGGCCCCTGCCTCGAGGCGTTCCACGGCGGGGCCGTCGTCGAGCTCGCCGACCTGCAGCAGTCCGAGCGCTGGCCCGACTTCACCCGCACCGCGCTCGACCGCGGCTTCCGGGCCGTGCACGCGACTCCGCTGCGCCACCGCGACCGCACCCTCGGCGCGATCAACGTCTTCGCGACCGAGCCCGGCCCCTTCAGCGACAACGACGTGGCCGTCCTGCAGGCCCTCGCCGACGTCGCCACCCTCGGCATCGTCTTCAGCGAGACCCTGCGCGAGCAGAACGACCTCACCGCGCAGCTGCAGCACGCGCTCGACTCCCGCGTCGTCATCGAGCAGGCCAAGGGCGTGCTCGCCGAGCGGCAGAACATCAGCATCGACCACGCGTTCACGCTGCTCCGGAGTCACGCCCGCCGCACCGGCGCGCGGCTGCGCGACGTGGCGAACGGAGTGGTCGCCACCACCGGCACCCTCTGA
- a CDS encoding peptidase, which yields MTRAAHRAARLRPPRRHRTLLAAGLATALVLAGTATATALFTSRDSVQARTSSGVVTLSFTATTATAVPVAVTGLVPGGTARRLVDLTNAGSVAVSALQLESAAPVVGASPSDGLQIALDRCSQPWSSDGATCGGTITAVSPDRPATARIDLPASPALANGVTDHLRLTLRLPESAPSAAQGTTGSITLTAVGVQRPGRHV from the coding sequence GTGACCCGCGCCGCGCACCGCGCCGCGCGCCTCCGCCCCCCGCGCCGCCACCGCACCCTGCTCGCCGCCGGGCTCGCGACCGCTCTCGTCCTCGCCGGGACCGCCACCGCCACCGCCCTGTTCACCTCGCGCGACTCCGTTCAGGCCCGCACGAGCTCGGGAGTCGTCACCCTCTCGTTCACCGCGACCACCGCCACCGCCGTCCCGGTCGCCGTCACCGGACTCGTGCCCGGAGGCACCGCCCGCCGCCTCGTCGACCTCACGAACGCCGGCTCCGTCGCCGTCTCGGCCCTGCAGCTCGAATCAGCGGCGCCCGTCGTCGGCGCGAGCCCCTCCGACGGCCTGCAGATCGCCCTGGACCGCTGCTCCCAGCCCTGGTCCTCCGACGGCGCGACCTGCGGCGGCACGATCACCGCCGTCTCCCCGGACCGTCCCGCCACCGCCCGGATCGACCTGCCCGCCTCCCCCGCCCTCGCGAACGGAGTGACGGATCACCTCCGCCTGACCCTGCGGCTCCCCGAGTCGGCCCCCTCCGCCGCCCAGGGCACCACCGGCTCGATCACCCTCACCGCCGTCGGCGTCCAGCGCCCCGGCCGCCACGTCTGA
- a CDS encoding signal peptidase I: MIRRLLRALAGVLVTLLAVAGVAAFALSALGVVRVVPVLSNSMAPGMPVGSLAVTLPAAQAEIRAGDVIVFTDPTASSRRVIHRVTLVYSEADAAQLRDREPGQLALTTKGDNNASADPWILTIGDSRVWREEAVVPLLGWPALALTTPEARFALFAGGGALVVAAVLLVIWRRPAGGTGAAEEGAAEADLAQTDTSQVIVDDAGAAEPSAPDAVAARASAVRTRSGAAS, encoded by the coding sequence GTGATCCGCCGTCTCCTCCGCGCCCTCGCCGGTGTGCTCGTCACCCTGCTCGCGGTCGCAGGCGTCGCCGCGTTCGCCCTGTCGGCGCTCGGAGTGGTCCGCGTGGTGCCCGTGCTCTCGAACTCGATGGCGCCCGGCATGCCCGTCGGGTCCCTCGCCGTCACCCTCCCCGCCGCGCAGGCCGAGATCCGCGCCGGCGACGTGATCGTGTTCACCGACCCGACCGCGTCCTCGCGCCGGGTCATCCACCGGGTGACCCTCGTCTACTCCGAGGCGGACGCCGCGCAGCTGCGCGACCGCGAGCCCGGCCAGCTCGCCCTGACCACGAAGGGCGACAACAACGCCTCCGCCGACCCGTGGATCCTGACCATCGGCGACTCCCGCGTCTGGCGCGAGGAGGCCGTCGTGCCGCTGCTGGGCTGGCCGGCCCTCGCGCTGACGACCCCGGAGGCGCGCTTCGCCCTGTTCGCGGGCGGCGGCGCGCTCGTGGTCGCCGCGGTGCTGCTCGTCATCTGGCGTCGACCCGCGGGCGGGACGGGTGCTGCGGAGGAGGGTGCTGCGGAGGCAGATCTCGCGCAGACGGATACCTCGCAGGTGATCGTCGACGACGCCGGAGCCGCAGAGCCGAGCGCCCCGGACGCGGTCGCTGCCCGCGCGAGCGCCGTCCGCACCCGCTCCGGGGCCGCCTCGTGA
- a CDS encoding TasA family protein, with amino-acid sequence MTSAAPRPTRTTPWKKIALTGGVLLAAGALAGAGAFAVFTDSDTAETTVDAGQLDIVATGDWVIEDIAPGDTVQRPLLIELPNATNDGNLVESVRFYQEVTAQTLGTDDPALAGLGESLVTGADGLDYRLLTCSVAWTTSTAPTGPYTCGGDTTVTSQGKLSTIGGLANAIDFGPADFGLTPTTEGTFPSDTGTGATLNSLVELVLPTAADNDYENAAATIQYTAAAIQRDGIQK; translated from the coding sequence ATGACCTCCGCAGCACCCCGACCCACCCGCACGACCCCGTGGAAGAAGATCGCCCTCACCGGAGGTGTCCTGCTCGCCGCGGGAGCGCTCGCCGGCGCCGGCGCCTTCGCCGTGTTCACCGACTCCGACACCGCCGAGACGACCGTCGACGCGGGTCAGCTCGACATCGTCGCCACCGGCGACTGGGTGATCGAGGACATCGCCCCCGGCGACACGGTGCAGCGCCCGCTGCTGATCGAGCTGCCGAACGCGACCAACGACGGAAACCTCGTCGAGTCCGTCCGCTTCTACCAGGAGGTCACGGCCCAGACCCTCGGCACCGACGACCCGGCGCTGGCCGGGCTCGGCGAGTCGCTCGTCACCGGAGCCGACGGCCTCGACTACCGCCTGCTCACCTGCTCGGTCGCGTGGACGACCTCGACCGCGCCGACCGGCCCGTACACCTGCGGCGGCGACACCACCGTGACCTCCCAGGGCAAGCTGTCGACCATCGGCGGCCTCGCGAACGCGATCGACTTCGGCCCGGCCGACTTCGGTCTGACCCCGACCACCGAGGGCACCTTCCCGTCCGACACCGGAACCGGCGCGACCCTGAACTCGCTCGTCGAGCTCGTGCTGCCCACGGCCGCCGACAACGACTACGAGAACGCCGCGGCGACCATCCAGTACACCGCCGCTGCGATCCAGCGCGACGGCATCCAGAAGTAG
- a CDS encoding DUF7507 domain-containing protein produces the protein MAAVRASRRRLIDPANRASRRPTALTLVLALLAAVLVIGPTAAERADAATLLVQESFGGTSVPDSAWQMLDSACLTKATTAPPAGASNLGVCTNRTASPATTADLGFLQLTDNRTNSKGGAVLNRAIPATGGIDVLFDQYQYSTALGLNGADGIGFFLTDGSRNLTAAGAPGGSLGYGQSTTVDGVNGGYLGIGLDAYGNFSNASGGLGAGCPATPAAPGLVGNRIVARGPGQAKLNYCYIAGVAPPALGSVRTAISLNATNPPTSYGRTIRVTVSPAAFPVVTVFYGASAGMTAAQLTQVMQFTMATAAPSTYKLGFTASTGGSSDTHLVRNVTVSTVNDLGALNLVKQIDRTTAQPASYAEGQTIPYQFVVTNTSLASITNIAVSDPKIPVVSCPVTTLASLASVTCTGSKVVTAAEAVAGSLVNTATATGRSGTTTITSNTSAVTAPITTPAPVITLAKTGVLADTNGNTRADVGETVTYSFVARNTGNVTLTGVAVTDPKVAGITPTTAQIAPGGQATFTSAPYTVTQADINANTALTNTATVSGRTLAATPATVTATSTATTPIRYAPGLTLTKDGTLTGTAVVGARIDYSFTLTNSGNVPLTAVSIADPRATVTYGAWPGTANTLGVAQTVTATASYAITQADIDAGSVLNTATATGTPTSGAAVTSTASKTVVLTRTSDLAFTKTANPAFISAAGTVITYTFRATNTGNTTLTSVAISDPKAGLSTITPTWPGTAGRLTPGQIVTATATYTTTAADVTAGTIANTATVTATPPTGAAFTRTATVAITVVPDPVADSVTVVQGGSVVIDVLANDGAVATGATFSRAQLSTTPKSIGGAASPAPATPVQGSVTCVDTGATRGQCTYRPIAAYVGTDVFDYALQSTYGTWNVRVTVTVTAVNHAPVARADRAVAITGGAPVAISPLANDTDEDPGTTLVFTAQTPARGTLSCTTTCTYTPPGGGFTGPVVIAYTASDGALTAASTITVSVDPQPLTRRGFTDTEVTSGAVSLGTWTRSAVVATPVASCTANRPTVLVSWAAVPGTTGWTLERRTSGTTPGPWTVIATPTASATSFTDDRVGEGRGYQWRIRPDLQRWLGVASPASTAVTTPAVVSARGC, from the coding sequence ATGGCGGCAGTGCGCGCATCTCGACGCCGCCTCATCGACCCCGCCAACCGCGCATCCCGCCGCCCCACCGCCCTCACCCTCGTCCTCGCGCTCCTCGCCGCCGTCCTCGTCATCGGCCCCACCGCAGCAGAACGAGCCGACGCCGCCACCCTCCTCGTGCAGGAGTCCTTCGGCGGCACGAGCGTCCCCGACTCCGCGTGGCAGATGCTCGACAGCGCGTGCCTGACCAAGGCGACCACCGCCCCTCCGGCCGGCGCCTCGAACCTCGGCGTCTGCACAAACCGCACGGCCTCGCCGGCGACCACTGCCGACCTCGGCTTCCTCCAGCTCACCGACAACCGCACCAACAGCAAGGGCGGCGCGGTGCTCAACCGGGCGATCCCGGCGACCGGCGGCATCGACGTGCTGTTCGACCAGTACCAGTACTCCACCGCGCTGGGGCTCAACGGCGCCGACGGCATCGGCTTCTTCCTCACCGACGGGTCGCGCAACCTCACGGCGGCGGGCGCGCCCGGCGGATCGCTCGGCTACGGCCAGTCGACGACGGTCGACGGGGTGAACGGCGGGTACCTGGGCATCGGGCTCGACGCCTACGGCAACTTCTCGAACGCGTCGGGCGGGCTCGGCGCGGGCTGCCCCGCGACTCCGGCGGCTCCCGGCCTGGTCGGCAACCGCATCGTCGCGCGCGGGCCCGGGCAGGCGAAGTTGAACTACTGCTACATCGCCGGAGTCGCGCCTCCCGCCCTCGGATCCGTCCGCACCGCGATCAGCCTCAACGCGACCAACCCGCCCACCTCCTACGGCCGCACCATCCGCGTCACCGTCTCGCCCGCCGCGTTCCCGGTCGTCACGGTCTTCTACGGCGCCTCGGCAGGCATGACCGCCGCGCAGCTCACCCAGGTCATGCAGTTCACGATGGCCACCGCCGCTCCGTCCACCTACAAGCTCGGCTTCACGGCCTCGACCGGCGGCTCCAGCGACACCCACCTCGTCCGCAACGTCACGGTCTCGACGGTGAACGACCTTGGCGCGCTCAACCTGGTCAAGCAGATCGACCGCACCACCGCGCAGCCCGCGAGCTACGCCGAGGGCCAGACGATCCCGTACCAGTTCGTCGTCACCAACACGTCGCTCGCCAGCATCACGAACATCGCGGTCAGCGACCCGAAGATCCCGGTCGTGAGCTGCCCGGTGACCACGCTCGCCTCGCTCGCCTCCGTCACCTGCACCGGCAGCAAGGTCGTCACGGCAGCGGAGGCGGTCGCCGGCTCCCTCGTCAACACCGCGACCGCGACGGGTCGCTCCGGCACCACCACCATCACGAGCAACACCTCCGCCGTCACCGCCCCCATCACCACCCCCGCCCCCGTGATCACGCTCGCCAAGACCGGCGTGCTCGCCGACACCAACGGCAACACCCGGGCCGACGTCGGCGAGACGGTCACCTACTCCTTCGTCGCCCGCAACACCGGCAACGTGACGCTGACCGGAGTCGCGGTCACCGACCCGAAGGTCGCCGGCATCACGCCGACCACCGCGCAGATCGCGCCGGGCGGGCAGGCGACCTTCACCTCGGCCCCGTACACGGTGACGCAGGCCGACATCAACGCGAACACGGCGCTGACCAACACGGCGACGGTCAGCGGGCGGACGCTCGCGGCGACTCCGGCGACCGTGACGGCCACCAGCACCGCCACCACGCCCATCCGCTACGCCCCCGGCCTCACCCTCACCAAGGACGGCACTCTCACCGGCACCGCCGTCGTCGGCGCGCGGATCGACTACTCCTTCACCCTGACCAACTCCGGCAACGTGCCGCTCACGGCCGTCAGCATCGCCGACCCGCGGGCGACGGTGACCTACGGCGCCTGGCCGGGCACCGCGAACACTCTCGGAGTCGCGCAAACGGTCACCGCGACGGCGAGCTACGCGATCACGCAGGCCGACATCGACGCGGGCAGCGTGCTCAACACCGCGACCGCGACGGGCACGCCGACGAGCGGAGCGGCCGTCACCTCGACCGCCTCCAAGACCGTCGTGCTCACCCGCACCAGCGACCTCGCCTTCACCAAGACGGCGAACCCGGCGTTCATCAGCGCGGCCGGCACCGTCATCACCTACACGTTCCGCGCTACGAACACCGGCAACACGACCCTCACGAGCGTCGCGATCAGCGACCCGAAGGCCGGGCTCTCGACGATCACCCCGACCTGGCCGGGCACCGCCGGCCGCCTCACTCCGGGCCAGATCGTCACCGCCACCGCCACCTACACGACCACCGCGGCCGACGTGACGGCCGGCACGATCGCGAACACGGCGACCGTCACCGCGACTCCGCCCACGGGCGCGGCCTTCACCCGTACCGCCACCGTGGCGATCACGGTCGTGCCCGACCCGGTCGCCGACTCCGTGACCGTGGTGCAGGGCGGCTCGGTCGTGATCGACGTGCTGGCGAACGACGGGGCGGTCGCCACCGGCGCCACGTTCTCGCGGGCGCAGCTCTCGACGACTCCCAAGAGCATCGGAGGCGCGGCGTCGCCCGCGCCCGCCACTCCCGTGCAGGGGTCGGTCACCTGCGTCGACACCGGAGCGACGCGTGGCCAGTGCACCTACCGGCCCATCGCCGCGTACGTCGGCACCGACGTCTTCGACTACGCGCTGCAGAGCACCTACGGCACCTGGAACGTGCGCGTCACGGTGACGGTCACCGCGGTGAACCACGCGCCCGTCGCCCGCGCCGACCGGGCGGTCGCGATCACCGGAGGCGCGCCCGTCGCGATCTCGCCGCTCGCCAACGACACCGACGAGGACCCGGGCACGACGCTCGTCTTCACCGCGCAGACCCCCGCCCGCGGCACGCTCTCGTGCACCACGACCTGCACCTACACGCCGCCCGGCGGCGGCTTCACCGGCCCGGTCGTGATCGCGTACACGGCGAGCGACGGCGCACTCACCGCGGCGTCCACGATCACCGTGTCCGTCGATCCGCAGCCCCTCACCCGCCGCGGCTTCACCGACACCGAGGTGACCAGCGGAGCCGTGAGCCTGGGCACGTGGACGCGCTCGGCCGTCGTCGCGACCCCCGTCGCGAGCTGCACGGCGAACCGGCCCACCGTGCTCGTCTCGTGGGCGGCCGTGCCGGGCACGACCGGCTGGACGCTCGAGCGCCGCACGTCCGGCACGACGCCCGGGCCGTGGACCGTCATCGCGACTCCCACCGCCTCCGCCACGTCGTTCACCGACGACCGGGTCGGCGAGGGCCGCGGCTACCAGTGGCGGATCCGCCCCGACCTGCAGCGCTGGCTCGGCGTCGCGTCGCCCGCCTCGACCGCCGTGACCACTCCGGCCGTCGTCTCGGCGAGGGGCTGCTGA
- a CDS encoding sce7726 family protein: MTVNPGKTELGALTRMFSATVMRELGRSGRSALFGRLLAQSRLAAEMPSDATVGDVFDYAFLLLRSLGNRDEYIYRSAITQKILLGQHNLRTASMLSEARVGVCKADVVVLNGTATAYEIKSERDSLARLTKQVNAYGEVFAAVNVVTSPSHVKQVFRQIPEWVGVLVLSEKFTLQVQRPAVVDATRIDPLAVLDLLRVDEANRVLRSLDIPPPKVPNTQMRGALRDMFNSLDPAGVHAQMVKTLKVTRSQSAAEDFIRTVPMSLRAAMLTIKMNGVSERKVRDATKLSVSAALAWS; encoded by the coding sequence GTGACAGTGAATCCTGGTAAGACCGAACTGGGCGCCCTCACCCGCATGTTCTCTGCGACCGTTATGCGCGAATTGGGCCGCAGTGGACGCTCAGCACTCTTTGGGCGGCTCCTGGCGCAGTCACGCCTGGCTGCGGAGATGCCGAGTGATGCCACCGTTGGTGACGTCTTTGATTACGCCTTTCTTTTGCTGCGTAGTTTAGGGAATCGGGACGAGTACATCTATCGCTCTGCCATCACTCAGAAGATTCTGCTTGGGCAGCACAACCTCCGAACGGCTTCTATGCTCAGTGAAGCCCGCGTCGGCGTGTGTAAAGCCGACGTCGTTGTTCTCAACGGAACGGCCACCGCCTATGAGATTAAGTCCGAACGAGACTCGCTGGCGCGACTGACGAAACAAGTAAACGCCTACGGTGAGGTGTTTGCCGCAGTGAACGTAGTAACTAGCCCTTCTCATGTGAAGCAGGTCTTCCGTCAAATTCCAGAATGGGTCGGCGTCCTGGTGTTGTCGGAGAAATTCACGCTACAGGTTCAACGCCCTGCCGTCGTGGATGCGACACGCATCGATCCGCTTGCTGTACTTGATCTCCTGCGTGTCGACGAAGCGAACCGTGTGCTCCGGTCCCTCGACATCCCGCCCCCAAAGGTGCCGAACACGCAAATGCGTGGTGCGCTCCGCGACATGTTCAATTCATTGGATCCGGCAGGTGTTCACGCGCAGATGGTAAAAACGCTAAAGGTCACTCGTTCCCAAAGCGCAGCGGAGGATTTTATTAGAACCGTCCCGATGTCGTTGCGCGCTGCCATGCTTACTATCAAAATGAACGGAGTGTCGGAAAGGAAAGTCCGCGACGCCACGAAATTGTCAGTTTCCGCCGCACTCGCTTGGAGTTGA
- a CDS encoding sce7725 family protein: protein MYYPYFRGKQFELIALRESASLIADANFVPIIEPVRETLTGLERALRALSDAGARAIVIVNPRHGDMKANGTSISSFLEQGYRGNDAVAAGALLLSDTSIGAAESLINHHSIHPQAIIHAGFTEPKALALLLGEQVRATTNIFIEDQASTLYRRHFQNSTRVLIKDGFVQRKNADYDAVDLFSDLHVTYGEFGAQGYGDFLTVGDRYAEGGGPAYAVAIHLTFIDPDNDDAMFVYHFKSDSNDTPTDPAGKFFQALRKLMDAYNSGTSKLLSTSAIQEFRDLYETGHFPGLGYVKKLSIRHHLETLADYHCGRANA from the coding sequence ATGTATTATCCGTACTTCCGAGGTAAGCAATTTGAACTCATCGCGCTCCGGGAGAGCGCTTCTCTAATTGCGGACGCCAACTTTGTTCCCATCATCGAACCGGTGAGGGAAACTCTGACGGGCCTCGAACGCGCGCTGCGGGCGCTGTCAGACGCTGGCGCTCGCGCCATCGTCATCGTAAACCCTCGGCACGGTGATATGAAGGCTAACGGAACTAGCATTAGTTCCTTCCTTGAACAGGGCTATCGAGGCAACGACGCGGTCGCAGCTGGCGCGCTTCTTCTCAGTGACACCTCTATCGGCGCGGCCGAATCTCTGATAAACCACCATTCCATCCATCCGCAGGCCATCATTCACGCGGGTTTTACCGAGCCGAAGGCGCTTGCCTTGCTGTTGGGCGAGCAAGTGCGTGCGACGACTAACATTTTTATTGAGGACCAGGCCAGCACTCTCTATCGACGTCACTTCCAAAACAGCACGCGGGTGCTCATCAAGGACGGATTCGTACAGCGAAAGAACGCTGACTACGACGCAGTTGATCTCTTCTCTGATTTGCATGTAACGTATGGAGAATTTGGGGCGCAGGGATACGGAGATTTTCTCACCGTGGGTGACCGTTACGCGGAAGGTGGTGGACCTGCCTACGCCGTCGCAATCCACTTAACCTTTATTGACCCAGACAATGATGATGCAATGTTTGTTTACCACTTCAAGTCGGACTCAAATGACACCCCCACGGACCCGGCCGGTAAGTTCTTCCAAGCTCTGCGAAAGCTCATGGATGCATACAATTCGGGAACTTCAAAACTGCTAAGCACCTCCGCCATCCAGGAGTTTCGCGACCTTTACGAGACGGGTCACTTTCCTGGCCTCGGCTACGTGAAGAAGCTCTCTATCCGCCACCATCTTGAAACTCTTGCCGACTACCACTGCGGCCGGGCAAATGCCTGA
- a CDS encoding RES family NAD+ phosphorylase, whose protein sequence is MDLREAFEVVVGVYEIVDDGESLPTILRQDWALFTHPVMQDDAHAKELLADVLDSGDLVRKNFGPPAGYGTQSLTKWDDLRGEMMHGNRWFLRKEIDYDRLRYLFSLLIEDPSVLSTRWHRARILNDGTSYALEEMGAPPPRYAGHGRANPAGIPYLYLGSSPKTAVSEVRPHAVEAVGVAEFTIPELKAVDLRGPRERISPFGLEDDQVVQLLADIPFLERLGDELTRPVVPRSAPFEYVPSQHLCEFIKHCGYDGVVYRSSMSNGVNLALFHPKVASGIVVQRYAVQQVEVHVAVLT, encoded by the coding sequence ATGGATCTACGTGAAGCCTTCGAGGTGGTGGTCGGCGTCTATGAGATTGTTGACGACGGCGAATCGCTGCCGACGATCCTACGGCAAGATTGGGCACTTTTCACTCACCCTGTGATGCAAGACGACGCGCATGCGAAAGAACTTCTCGCTGATGTTTTGGATAGCGGTGACCTTGTGCGGAAGAATTTTGGACCGCCGGCGGGTTATGGCACGCAGAGCCTTACGAAGTGGGACGATCTGCGCGGCGAAATGATGCACGGCAATCGCTGGTTTCTGAGGAAAGAGATCGATTACGACCGGTTGCGTTACCTCTTCAGCCTGCTCATCGAAGACCCCTCCGTGCTGAGCACGCGTTGGCACCGGGCTCGCATCCTGAATGACGGCACCTCGTACGCACTTGAGGAAATGGGCGCGCCACCGCCGAGGTATGCCGGGCACGGTCGAGCTAACCCGGCAGGGATCCCGTATCTATATCTCGGGTCGTCTCCGAAGACTGCCGTCTCCGAGGTCCGTCCGCACGCAGTCGAAGCGGTAGGGGTGGCTGAATTCACTATTCCTGAGTTGAAAGCTGTGGACTTGCGAGGTCCGCGAGAGCGGATCTCGCCGTTCGGACTCGAAGACGATCAAGTCGTTCAGCTACTAGCTGATATCCCCTTTCTTGAGCGCCTCGGCGACGAGCTTACTCGTCCCGTCGTGCCTAGAAGTGCTCCCTTCGAGTACGTTCCGAGCCAGCACCTTTGTGAGTTCATCAAGCACTGCGGGTACGACGGGGTGGTCTATCGAAGTTCCATGAGTAATGGCGTGAATCTTGCTCTTTTCCATCCAAAGGTGGCGAGTGGCATTGTTGTTCAGCGGTACGCAGTGCAGCAGGTGGAAGTACATGTGGCTGTGTTGACTTGA